A region from the uncultured Draconibacterium sp. genome encodes:
- a CDS encoding FGGY family carbohydrate kinase: MHLLGLDIGSSSVKVSLVEADGGQVVASSFFPKQEMKITAHKAGWAEQEPELWWANLKLALAEVLSTANVDKESIESIGISYQMHGLVMVDKNLEVIRPSIIWCDSRAAAYGDKAFEEIGGQRCLTNLLNSPGNFTASKLKWVKENEPELFDKVYKIMLPGDYIAMKLTGETQTTVSGLSEGIMWDFKENSLAKMLFDNYGFQPEIIPNIVPTFAPSGQVSAKAAAELGLSTNTKVSYRAGDQPNNALSLNVLNPGEIATTAGTSGVVYGVSNEIKYDPQSRVNTFAHVNHAPEDPRLGVLLCINGTGILNAWMKRMVAENLSYEAMNDLASGVAIGSDGLSILPFGNGAERVLQNNNIGSMFNGINFNIHGKGHLLRAAQEGIVFSFKYGMDIMKNIGIDASVIRAGKANMFLSPIFRETLAGITGATIELYNTDGSVGAARGAGVGSGYYKSFNEAFANLKKLDIIEPNTSKQAAYEAAYENWKTQLEKVTLS; the protein is encoded by the coding sequence TCGATATCGGAAGCTCTTCTGTGAAAGTTTCTTTGGTAGAAGCAGACGGTGGCCAGGTGGTTGCCTCATCGTTTTTCCCCAAACAAGAAATGAAAATAACCGCACACAAAGCGGGATGGGCAGAACAGGAACCCGAATTATGGTGGGCTAACCTTAAACTGGCTCTTGCCGAGGTTTTGTCTACCGCCAATGTTGATAAAGAAAGTATTGAATCAATAGGTATTTCGTACCAAATGCATGGGCTGGTAATGGTGGATAAAAACCTGGAAGTAATTCGTCCGTCCATTATCTGGTGCGATAGCCGTGCTGCCGCCTATGGCGACAAAGCCTTCGAAGAAATTGGAGGCCAGCGCTGCCTTACAAACCTGCTCAATTCACCGGGTAATTTTACAGCATCAAAATTAAAATGGGTAAAAGAAAACGAGCCTGAACTTTTTGATAAGGTATATAAAATTATGCTTCCGGGCGATTACATTGCCATGAAGCTGACCGGAGAAACTCAAACCACGGTAAGCGGCTTATCTGAAGGAATTATGTGGGATTTTAAAGAAAATTCCCTGGCCAAAATGTTATTCGACAATTACGGATTTCAGCCCGAAATTATTCCCAATATCGTTCCTACTTTTGCGCCTTCAGGACAGGTGAGTGCAAAAGCAGCAGCTGAACTGGGTTTATCCACCAATACAAAGGTTAGTTACCGTGCCGGCGATCAGCCGAACAATGCCCTGTCGCTAAATGTGCTAAATCCCGGTGAAATTGCCACAACAGCAGGTACCTCAGGAGTAGTGTACGGTGTAAGCAACGAAATAAAATACGATCCGCAATCGCGTGTAAACACCTTTGCCCACGTTAACCATGCGCCCGAAGACCCTCGTCTGGGTGTTTTGCTTTGTATTAACGGTACCGGCATATTAAATGCATGGATGAAACGTATGGTGGCAGAAAACCTGTCGTACGAAGCCATGAATGACCTGGCATCGGGAGTTGCCATTGGTTCCGACGGACTTTCAATTCTTCCGTTTGGAAACGGCGCCGAGCGGGTATTGCAAAATAACAATATTGGATCGATGTTTAACGGCATTAACTTTAACATACACGGTAAAGGCCATTTATTACGTGCTGCACAAGAAGGAATTGTTTTTTCGTTTAAATACGGAATGGATATCATGAAAAATATAGGAATTGATGCTTCGGTAATTAGGGCAGGAAAAGCCAACATGTTCCTGAGCCCGATTTTTAGAGAAACACTGGCAGGTATTACCGGTGCAACCATTGAACTGTACAATACCGATGGTTCGGTTGGTGCGGCACGTGGAGCAGGTGTTGGTTCAGGCTATTACAAATCGTTTAACGAGGCTTTTGCAAACCTGAAAAAACTGGACATTATTGAGCCAAACACTTCGAAACAAGCAGCCTACGAGGCAGCCTATGAAAACTGGAAAACTCAGCTTGAAAAAGTAACACTTAGTTAA
- the xylE gene encoding D-xylose transporter XylE — MKGRNSFYIVVITLVATLGGLLFGYDTAVISGADKSIQAYLIEGLGLNSLAHGATISSALIGCIIGGSISGLLASKLGRKKTLFLAALLFFLSALGSGNPEFLFFTKGEPTMGLLYMFNFYRVIGGIGVGLASAVSPMYIGEIAPADIRGRLVSLNQFAIIFGMLVVYFVNWGIANGQPLEWINTIGWRRMFISEAIPAGLFGALLLFVPETPRYLAIQNKDDKALSILTKINGAERAKEIFNDIKQSVESHSGKLFSYGKLVIVIGILLSVFQQFVGINVALYYAPRIFESMGAAKDASLMQTVVMGIVNVMFTVVAILTVDKWGRKPLLMIGSIGMAVGMFAIGILSFMEVIGISTLVFIIIYTASFMMSWGPICWVLISELFPNRIRGKAVAVAVAAQWAANYFISSTYPAMMEFSGGLTYSFYGLMSLLSFVFVWRLVPETKGKTLEEMESLWKK; from the coding sequence ATGAAAGGGCGTAATTCGTTTTACATTGTAGTTATTACATTGGTTGCCACGCTGGGAGGACTGTTGTTTGGTTACGATACAGCTGTAATCTCGGGTGCCGACAAATCAATCCAGGCCTACCTCATTGAGGGGCTTGGGTTAAATTCGTTGGCGCACGGAGCAACCATATCAAGTGCCTTAATCGGTTGCATTATCGGCGGTAGTATTTCCGGCTTACTGGCATCTAAACTAGGTCGAAAAAAGACATTGTTCCTGGCAGCACTTCTTTTCTTTCTATCAGCTCTGGGATCAGGTAATCCTGAGTTCTTGTTCTTTACAAAAGGCGAACCTACCATGGGATTGTTATACATGTTTAACTTTTACCGGGTAATTGGTGGTATCGGCGTTGGTTTGGCATCGGCAGTTAGCCCAATGTATATTGGAGAAATTGCACCGGCCGATATTCGTGGACGACTTGTTTCGCTCAACCAGTTTGCCATTATTTTTGGTATGCTGGTGGTATATTTTGTAAACTGGGGAATTGCCAACGGCCAACCACTAGAGTGGATAAATACTATTGGCTGGAGACGCATGTTTATCTCTGAAGCCATTCCTGCCGGTTTATTTGGAGCATTACTTTTATTTGTTCCCGAAACACCGCGTTACCTGGCCATTCAAAATAAAGACGACAAAGCACTTAGTATTCTTACAAAAATTAACGGAGCCGAACGCGCCAAAGAAATTTTTAATGATATTAAACAAAGTGTTGAGAGCCACTCGGGCAAATTATTCTCCTACGGTAAATTGGTTATCGTTATTGGTATTTTGTTATCAGTGTTCCAGCAATTTGTTGGTATTAATGTAGCCTTGTACTATGCTCCACGTATTTTTGAAAGTATGGGAGCTGCCAAAGATGCCTCATTAATGCAAACCGTTGTTATGGGTATTGTAAATGTAATGTTTACTGTAGTTGCCATTTTAACGGTTGACAAATGGGGTAGAAAACCACTGCTGATGATAGGATCTATTGGTATGGCGGTTGGTATGTTTGCCATTGGCATACTTTCGTTTATGGAAGTTATTGGCATTAGTACACTGGTATTTATTATTATTTACACGGCTTCATTTATGATGTCGTGGGGACCAATTTGCTGGGTTCTTATTTCGGAATTGTTTCCAAACAGAATCAGGGGAAAGGCCGTTGCAGTTGCAGTAGCAGCTCAATGGGCAGCCAACTACTTTATTTCATCTACCTATCCGGCAATGATGGAATTTAGCGGAGGATTAACTTACAGCTTTTATGGGCTGATGAGTTTGTTATCGTTTGTATTTGTATGGAGGCTGGTACCCGAAACCAAAGGAAAAACTTTAGAGGAGATGGAAAGTCTCTGGAAAAAATAA
- the xylA gene encoding xylose isomerase, whose protein sequence is MEVLKGNKEYFKGIDQIKYEGPESKNPLAFKWYDENKVVAGKTMKEHLRFAAAYWHTFCGTGGDPFGPGTQIFPWIGASDIMDAAKEKMDAAFEFITKMNIPYYCFHDTDLVGDGSVFDIEKRMEQIVAFAKEKQAASGVKLLWGTANVFSDPRYMNGASTNPDFNVVANAAVQVKNAIDATIALGGTGYVFWGGREGYMSLHNTDTKRELAHLGEFLRMARDYGRKQGFEGTFFIEPKPMEPTKHQYDFDAQTVIGFLKENGLADDFKLNIEVNHATLAGHTFAHDLRMSADAGMLGSIDANKGDYQNGWDTDEFPTSIYEITEAMLEILPTGGFTHGGINFDAKTRRNSTDLEDIFIAHIGGMDVFARSLVIADKILNDSQYCAMRAARYASFDEGKGAEFEAGKLTLEDMYAIAKEVGEPAQISGKQELIEQLINWYI, encoded by the coding sequence ATGGAAGTTTTAAAAGGAAACAAAGAGTATTTTAAGGGTATTGATCAGATTAAATACGAAGGCCCTGAATCAAAAAATCCGTTGGCCTTTAAATGGTACGACGAAAACAAGGTTGTTGCTGGAAAAACAATGAAAGAACATCTGCGTTTTGCAGCTGCCTACTGGCACACTTTCTGCGGAACTGGTGGTGATCCTTTTGGTCCGGGTACGCAAATTTTCCCATGGATTGGCGCAAGCGATATCATGGATGCTGCCAAAGAAAAGATGGATGCTGCTTTTGAATTTATTACTAAAATGAACATCCCTTACTATTGTTTCCACGATACCGACCTGGTAGGCGATGGTTCGGTTTTCGACATTGAAAAAAGAATGGAACAAATTGTTGCTTTTGCTAAAGAGAAGCAAGCAGCATCGGGTGTTAAACTGCTTTGGGGAACTGCGAATGTATTTTCTGATCCACGTTATATGAACGGAGCCTCAACCAATCCTGATTTTAATGTGGTTGCCAATGCTGCCGTACAGGTAAAAAATGCTATTGATGCTACTATTGCACTTGGCGGTACCGGTTATGTATTCTGGGGCGGACGCGAAGGTTACATGAGCCTGCATAACACCGATACAAAACGCGAATTGGCGCACCTGGGCGAATTCCTTCGTATGGCTCGCGATTATGGCCGTAAACAAGGATTTGAAGGTACATTCTTTATTGAGCCAAAACCAATGGAGCCAACCAAGCACCAGTACGATTTTGATGCACAAACGGTAATCGGATTCCTGAAAGAAAATGGCTTAGCCGACGATTTTAAACTAAATATTGAAGTAAACCACGCTACATTAGCGGGCCATACTTTTGCTCACGACCTGAGAATGTCGGCAGATGCCGGAATGCTTGGATCAATTGATGCCAACAAAGGAGATTACCAAAACGGATGGGATACCGATGAATTCCCAACCAGCATTTACGAAATTACAGAGGCCATGCTTGAAATTCTTCCAACGGGAGGATTTACCCACGGAGGTATCAATTTCGATGCAAAAACCCGCCGTAACTCAACCGACCTTGAAGACATTTTTATCGCTCACATTGGTGGTATGGATGTTTTTGCCCGTTCGTTGGTTATTGCCGATAAGATTTTGAACGACTCGCAGTACTGCGCTATGCGTGCTGCCCGTTATGCGTCGTTTGACGAAGGAAAAGGTGCTGAATTTGAAGCTGGTAAACTTACCTTGGAAGATATGTATGCCATTGCCAAAGAAGTTGGCGAGCCTGCACAAATAAGTGGAAAACAAGAGTTAATTGAGCAATTAATTAACTGGTATATTTAA
- a CDS encoding superoxide dismutase encodes MMAFSLPKLPYAPDALEPYISEKTIAFHYGKHHQAYVNNVNNLVAGTEFENADLEEIIKKAEGGIFNNGAQVWNHTFYFMQFGPKGCEEPKDELKAAIEAKFGSLDAFKEAFSKAAATLFGSGWAWLVVSESGELEIVQTSNAANPLRDGKKPLLTCDVWEHAYYIDKKNARPKYIEDFWKILDWKVISERFAG; translated from the coding sequence ATTATGGCATTTAGTTTACCAAAACTTCCGTATGCTCCTGATGCGCTGGAGCCTTATATTAGCGAAAAAACTATAGCGTTTCATTACGGCAAGCACCACCAGGCTTATGTTAATAACGTAAATAACCTTGTTGCGGGTACCGAGTTTGAAAATGCTGACCTTGAGGAGATTATTAAAAAGGCAGAGGGTGGTATTTTTAACAATGGAGCCCAGGTATGGAACCATACCTTTTACTTTATGCAGTTTGGCCCAAAAGGTTGCGAAGAACCGAAAGATGAATTAAAAGCAGCAATCGAAGCCAAATTTGGTTCGCTTGATGCATTTAAAGAAGCTTTCTCGAAAGCAGCGGCCACTTTATTTGGCTCGGGTTGGGCCTGGCTTGTTGTAAGCGAAAGCGGCGAATTGGAAATTGTGCAAACCAGTAACGCTGCCAACCCGTTGCGCGATGGTAAAAAACCATTGTTAACCTGCGATGTATGGGAACATGCTTACTACATCGACAAGAAAAATGCACGTCCGAAGTACATCGAAGATTTTTGGAAAATTTTAGACTGGAAAGTTATATCAGAACGTTTTGCCGGATAA